From Candidatus Neomarinimicrobiota bacterium, the proteins below share one genomic window:
- the yhbY gene encoding ribosome assembly RNA-binding protein YhbY, producing the protein MEPLSSKQKKYLKSQANSLKPLVQIGKGGVNQQSIQSIDVALGQHELIKVKFIAFKTEKEQFLDSIIEGANAQFVSLIGHVLTLYREHEEQEKRNYKLPE; encoded by the coding sequence ATGGAACCCCTTTCATCAAAGCAAAAAAAATACTTAAAATCACAGGCGAATTCACTGAAACCGTTGGTTCAGATTGGCAAGGGTGGTGTCAATCAGCAAAGCATTCAAAGCATTGATGTAGCTTTGGGTCAACATGAGCTGATAAAAGTAAAATTCATTGCCTTTAAAACTGAAAAAGAGCAATTTTTGGATTCCATCATAGAGGGTGCCAATGCGCAGTTTGTGAGCTTGATCGGACACGTACTCACCCTGTACCGTGAACATGAGGAGCAGGAAAAAAGGAATTACAAGCTACCCGAGTAG